The nucleotide sequence GCCTCTTGCTCAAGCTCAACAACAAAATTCATGCAAACCTCACTTTTCTTAATTCTGCTTCGCTTCGACTATACCACAATCATACATTTGCAATAATTATACAAATATAATTTCGTATAACCACTTCGAACAACCTTATCCTTTTTCCACTTGTTTAAGAGTATAAATAAAGACGCCTTCAACCGTCAATAAGTTATAAATGGGAAAGAAAATCAGGTACATGAGGTTTGAGATTGACTATACAATAGATTTCTACTTTTAGTCCTACTCACACTGCCTTCAGTGCGCGGACTTCCTTTTTAATTCTTCATCCGATTTTTTTTCTGGGCTACCTCTAGGTCGTAACGGGCCTGCAACCTTAACCATACTTCCGCACCTGTGCCGAAATAACAGGACAACCGTATTGCCGTATCTGCTGTTATCGCCTGTTTTCCGTGTATGATTTGGCTAATGCGAATCGGTGAAACCCCGATATCTTTAGCAACCCTGTATTGACTTAACCCCAGCGGTTTCATAAAGTCTTCAAACAATACTTCCCCTGGATGAACCGGCGGCATCCTCTTCATTTTTTCTTCTTTACGAATGATAGTCAACGATTTCTACCTCCTCATTTATCTCAAAAAGCTTCCTCCCTCAACTGATGATCGGGCGTGAAGTATCTCCTGAA is from Thermodesulfobacteriota bacterium and encodes:
- a CDS encoding HigA family addiction module antitoxin, whose amino-acid sequence is MTIIRKEEKMKRMPPVHPGEVLFEDFMKPLGLSQYRVAKDIGVSPIRISQIIHGKQAITADTAIRLSCYFGTGAEVWLRLQARYDLEVAQKKNRMKN